The genomic interval AACAAATGGATCAAGACGTGAACTGTAAAGAATATCGCCGACATTTTCGGTTACTTTGCCATCCGCATGAACTTTATAAGTATCCATTTTAAAAACAATATAGCCTTCATCAACTAAACGTTTATCAGGAACAGTCGTCACTTCTTTAACAATACCCGTCCCTAAAATACCATCCGCTGCAACCAATGCGCTAAAGGCACCGCTTTGTTTGCGTGTATGACAACTTTCACATGGAACAGAAGATGTTGATGGACGTACATTATGAGACATAATATACATGTTCGAGGCTAACCAAACTTGTTGTACATTGGCGTTAGGAATTCCTTTACTCGCTAAAACACTGTCATACGCTTTTTTCAACGCAACAAAGGTTTCGTAGTTTTCAGGGGCGCCATAAGATGGGCCATGTCTGCCTTGTTTAAAGGTGACTTGTCCTAACTCATTCCCTTGTGCATCAACAATTGCGGCATATTCTTCATCCGCTGCATTTTTCCTGACTTCAAAAACAGCATCATTGTCTAAGCGTGATAATACATAGTCACTGTTTTTATCTTTCCAATAATAACGAATTTTAGGGTTATAAGGGAAGATTTTAGACTTACCATCTTCGGCTTGACGGTAGCGGAATAAGGTTTGAATCGGTGTGCCACGGGATTGCTTACCTGTAATATGACAAGCTTGACAACTAATTACATCCAAATGGGTTTTAGTAATGCTATCTAACTGAGCAAGCTCATAACCTGCCATGTCACCATTTGCTTTCCACAATTCTCTGTGAGCATCCTGCATATTGGCTTGACCCGATGGGACAATATTATTTATCATCGTGTCATGACAGTTCTCACAGCTTTTTGCATTCGGCGCATAATCTAAATCATTACGCACATCCATGTCGGAATTACCTTTCAAAAAGTTATGATCGGCACTTAGTTCCGCATTGGAAAACGTCGGTTTCTTATAGTTACGTGAGTGACAGGTATTACAGTTTTCAATCGCTCTAACTTGACCGTTGTCATCAGTAAATTCTTTACCTTTATGAACGTCATCTTGATAGTCTTCTTCAATAACACCATCATCATCAAAGGACGCGACAGCGGCATCACCAAAACCATAAAATCCACGGCGTGAATTACTAGTGCGATGACATAACATACAGTTATCATTACCAGGGAAACGTAGCATTGGAATATGGGCTTTGCCATTTTCATCAAAGGCAGCTGGGTTCCAATTCATCATTGGTTTGCCATTTTCGCCTAAAGCAAAAGTATAGCCTCTAGCATCCCCTTCTTTGCCTTCCTTAAAGTTACGCACCATATGCATTAACTGTAAACCTTCAGGCGCGTCAGGTTTGATATTATAAAATTCCCAAATAGGCGAAGTAGACTCTCTGAAAAAATCATTCCCTATTAAAATAGAACTTCTAGCTCTTTTGTAAAAATCAAGAGCAGAACTGGATTTATCGGATAAATCATTTAAGCCTAATCCTGCGCCACTTGCTGGAAATTTTTTCAAAGCGGAAAAATCGGCATGACACATCATGCAATCATTTTCAACGACACCTGTTTTTTTCCAATCCCAGCGAACAAGTTGTTTTTTTAATTCAGGGTCATGTCCTACCCCTGCAACATTAGATTTACGTTCAAAATAATCACCATCTAATGGCGTAATATGGGCTTCTTGTTTTTGGTCATAACGCATTCCGTTACGATCTTTTTCACCAAAACCACCTCCCGCATGACAACCCGCACAATCTTTTATAAAACCTGCTGCACCACGATCTTTAAATTCAACCGCATTAGCATTAGATTTTTTTGAAAGAATATTAGGGCGACTTCCACCCATACAAGAGTAGCCTCCAAAATAACCAGGAGAAACTAATTGAGGTAAACCTCTTTTCTTACCGTACATATCATCCGCTTCATCACGCCCCATTTCAAAATGGTAAGCATGAGTAATCGCATCATAATCATGACAGCCACTGGATCCACAACTGGACCGAGGGCTATAAGCATTCCCGGTTGTTAATACATGTTGTCCCTGTTCATCTAATAAAGGAATAGCGGGATGCATGACGGTTTTATCATAAGCATTTTCGGTGGCGGCTAAGGTCACCTGCGTAAATAGAAACAACATAAATGGTAATAAAAACCATTTATGTTGTCTAGGGGGGGATTTAGGTTGCATTATAAATTTTCCTTTTATTTTAGGATTACTAACGTTCAACTAATGGGAGGGTATTGTCATAATTGTTAATATTTACCAACGTTATGTTGGAATTTATCAAAAGTAATTTATTAGTGATCGCAATTTTCAGGCCAAAAGGTAACGTATTGAATATAAGGTCTTTTTTAGGAATAAAGACAGGGAGGAAAAATAGTGTGTTATATGGCCTATATTTAGTGTGTTAAATACCTCGAATTTAAGCTAAATTTAAAGATAGGGTACAAATTTAAGTTTTAATCTCTATAAAATAAAAAGTAGTGATACAATTCAGTTTTTTAGCTAACTTGAATGATTACTTTCAAATGTTTTTAGACCAATTTCACTGCATACACGAGAAACAAATTTTAATTAGTGCCGAGCAAGCGAGTCATTTTGCCAAGGATATTGCAAGAGACTTTAATCCCTTGCATGATGAAGATGCTAAACGCTTTTGTGTTCCCGGTGATTTACTCGTATCACTGGTTATTGCTAAATATGGCTTGAGTCAATCCATGCGTTTTACTTTTTCAGGAATGGTCGGCCATAATATTTCTCTGAATTTTCCTGAGACGGATGCGGATAGTTTTGATATTACGGATGACAATGGCAAAACGTATATGCAGGTTCACCGTCAGGGTGACGTGGCTAATGATGCGGACTTACTAGAGAGTTTTATTCGGGATTATGTGGCTTTTTCAGGGCCTAATTTCCCGCATATTCTTGTCCCTTTAATGGCTGAACAGCAGGTGATGATTAATACCACACGGCCTTTAGTTATTTATGAAAGTATGTCATTTGAACTTGAAACAATGGCGTTTAAAACCCCTGAATTACAGGCGATTGAAAATACCTTAAGTATTGAAGGAAAACGCGGCGATGCGCGGTTTCATTTTCAAATTAACTCAGAGAGTCATCAGAAGGTAGGCCGTGGATCCAAACGAATTTTAATCAGTGGAATGCGGGATTATAATCAAGAAAGTATTGAGCAATTTACGAAAAATTATTTAGCTCGAAAAGCCAATTATGAAGCGAAATATCGTTCATAAAAAATAAAGAGCCGTGACCCAGACGGCTCTCTCTTTAACGTAGAGATATGGATTGCTTATCCGTGGTAATCAACTGTTTTTTATATAAGGCGCCAATGGCTTGTTTAAAGGCTTTTTTACTGACCGCAAACGTCCGATAAATATCTTCAGGGGGACTTTTATCGCCTAACGCTAAATAACCATTTTGAGCGGTTAACTGAGCTAAAATGCGATCACTTAAATCACCTGTTTGAGTATGAACTGGGACAAGCGGTTGTAAGCTTATATCAAGTCGTTTATCGTCCCGAATTTTTTTAATGTAAGCGGTTAGTTTTTTACCTCGACGAAGCGGTTGAAAGACTTCATTTTCATAAATAACGCCCCAATGACTGTTTTCAACAATCACCTTAAAACCTAAATCCGTTTTATCGACAACAATAATATCAACTTGTTGGCCTTCTTTAAAATAAAAGGATTCATCAATAATGAAATGCTCAAAGCGAGCGGTCGCTGCAATACGATTTTTATCATCGACAAAAACTTTAACTAAATAAGATTTACCTAATTCAAGTGAATGACGTTGTTCATTAAACGGTACTAATAAGTCTTTTGATAACCCCCAGTCTAAAAAGGCACCCGCCTCGCCTATTTCAATTACTTTTAACCACGCAACCTCATCCACTTGTGCTTTTGGGGTATGTAGCGTTGCGGTTAGTTGGCCTTTTTTACCGTTGTAGATAAAAACAGTTAACGGATTGCCTACCGCCCAGTCTTTAGGGCGTTCATTTACGGGGAGTACAATATTTCCTAATTCTTCGCCGTCAAGATACAGCTCGTTATTATGTTCAATAGTCGTGAGCTGATTAAAGCGACCTATTTCTATCATCTGTTGTCCTTATTAGCACTAATTATGAATTAACCACCTGAATTTTCAGATTCGCCCGAATCCTCTTCAGACTGATTATTTTCTGATTTATCCTCAACCTTTTTAGTCGGCATGGTTACGTTAATTTCGGTATGACTTTTATCACTCGCCTTTGCCGCGTCATCCTTCTTTTTTTTGTGATCTTTTAAATCGTGGTTTAATTTTTCAACCGCAGCCTTAACTCGTTTCTTATTGACGGGGACAATGTCTACTTTATTTTTTTCAGCGGCCCCCTCGGCTTTAGAACAGGGTTTTTCTTGATAAGTATAGCGTCCCTCAACTTTTCCTGGGCATTTATAAACGCGTGCTTCTGCAATACCAATACTGGCAATAAGCAACGGTAAAATTAATAATTTCATAGCGTACCCTTTTTAAATTTAGCGAATAAAAAAATAATACTACCACTAAGGTGGATTGATTAATAGGGAATGAATTGAGCATTTTTGACGGTCAGGTATAATTTTAAGTGACAGCCGTCTCAAAATTATAAATTACGTTATAAAAATATAATGCTTACTTTGCCCTTTAATGAAATTCACCTTTGGTTTACTTTTCCGCATAAAGTCAGTGATCTGCACTTACTGTCACGCTATCGACAGCTTTTAAGCTCCGATGAACAGCAACGCTGGCAACGGTTTCGTTTTCAACAACATCAACATCAATATTTAATGACACGGGCATTAGTACGCACTACCTTATCACGCTATTTAGACGACCCGCCTGAAAACTGGCAATTTTCAACCAATCAATACGGTAAACCGAGCATAACGCCCGCTCGTGATTTATTTTTTAATCTTTCTAATACGGAAACGTTGATCGTTTGCGCACTAAGTCGGCAACCTAATATAGGGGTAGATGTTGAAACCCAACAGCATAGAAGCCATCCTGTTGACATTGCCCAACGATTTTTTTCACCGCATGAAGTGGATGAATTATTAAAGGGGCCAATATCAAGCCAACGGCAGCGTTTTTTTCAATATTGGACGTTAAAAGAGTCGTATATTAAAGCAAAAGGCATGGGCTTATCGCAGCCTTTAGAGCAATTTTCATTTAGTATTAATCTTGATAAAAAGAGATTGAAACTGAGCTTTGATGAAAAATTAAAAGAGGTTTCGAGTCATTGGGATTATTGGTTATTAGACATCAATGCTCAACATTATGGTGCGATTTGTATTTATAATCCACAGCAGACTGTTTATCAACTTAAAGCAAAGGGGGTTGTCCCTTTAGAAACAGAAACTCAATTTGATTACACTTTATTAGCGATGTCTGAATGATAATTCGATTAATTTATTTATGTTTATTACTCCCTGTATTCGCGCTGAATGCGGCCCCTTTAGATGATTTACAGGCGTTTAGAACCCATTATCAGCAGCGTTTCCCCCAATTAATCTTAGAAGATTATGCGGATGGGCTTTATGCGATTGATTCGATTTCTCGACAATCATGGCTAGAAATTGAACTATTTCCCCCTTATGAATTTGCAATAGAAGCGGGTAAGTTGCTTTTTGAAACGCCGTTAAAAGAGGGGGTATACTATGCGGATTGCTTTAAAAACAAAGGCTTAGGGATTGCGCATCTTTATCCTTTATGGAGTGAGAAACAGGGTGAAGTAATTACCTTAGCAAAAGCGATTAATGATTGTCGCGTTCACTATCAATTACCTAAATTAGCCTATCAAAAAGGGGAGATAACACAGTTATTAGCTTACATGGCCTATACTTCGCGGGGAAAAAAAATTAACATTACTATTCCTGATAAGCCTAAAGCATTGGCCGCTTACGAACAAGGTAAAGCCTATTATTATCAACGTCGGGGGCAATTAAATTTTTCCTGTGCGTTATGTCATGTTACTTATGCGGGTCAACATATTCGATCGGAAGTCTTAAGCCCTGCTTTAGGTCACACCAGTGGTTGGCCGACATATCGTTTAAAATGGGGTGAAATGGGAACATTACACCGACGTTTTATTGAGTGTCATCAGCAAATTCGGGCAACAGCTCCCGAAGCTCAATCCATTGAATTGCGTAATTTAGACTATTTTTTAACCTTTATGGGGCAAGGTGTTCCCATTAATGCTCCGAGTACTCGACGATGATTAAAAAACAAATAAGTTGTGATGATATTTATGAAACAGGATTACTTTCTGTTGAGCAGGCGTTAAAGACAATTTTGAAGTCGGTTCACACCTTGAACGATTCGCAACAACGTCCAATTGAACAAGCGGTTCAGTGTTGTTTAGCTGAAAACATCTATGCGACCTTTGATGTTCCGTCACATAAGAATTCAGCGGTTGACGGTTATGCGGTGCTGGATGACGATATTCCCAAACAAGGGACTCTGCAATTAAAAGTAGTTGGACAGGCGTTTGCAGGAAAGCCTTATCAAGGGGAAATACAAGCAGGTGACTGTTTACGCATAATGACTGGGGCCGTCTTACCCTCAAAAATGAATACGGTTATTATGCAAGAACACGTTGATGCTAAGGGTGATTTTATACAGATAGACGCGAATCATCACTTGGGTCAAAATGTTCGACTAGCTGGGGAAGATTTAACACAAGGAGCGTGTGTTTTAAAGGTAGGAAAGCGATTAACGCCGCCTGATATAGGTTTATTGGCCTCATTAGGTCTCGCTGAGGTGAGCGTAAAACGTAAATTACGGATTGCTATTGCCTCAAGTGGGGACGAGGTCTTTGCATTAGGGGAGCAACGTTCGTCAAGTGGACTTTACGATAGTAACCGTTACAGTTTATTAGCGGCTTTAACGCGACCTGACATAGAGGTTATTGATTTAGGTATTATTGCCGATGATCCTTATGTGTTATTAGCGACGTTTCAAGAGGTTGCTAAACGTGTTGATTTAATTATCTCGACAGGCGGGGTTTCGGTGGGGGATGCGGATTATACTAAATCGGCGTTACAAGCCACAGGGACGGTTGATTTTTGGAAGATTGCGATTAAACCTGGTAGGCCGCTGGCTTTTGGACATATTAATCAAACGGCTTTTTTTGGGTTACCGGGTAATCCTGTTGCGGTGATGGTGACATTTTATCAATTTGTTATTCCTGCGATAGAAAAAATGATAGGGATGACGGATAAACCGATTGTGCCAATTTTTAAAGTAAGGGCCTTAGAAACGATACGTAAACGGGCTGGGCGCACAGAAGTACAACGGGGTATTTTAGAGCAAGATTCAACGGGGGAATGGACGGTTAAAACAGCAGGGAGGCAAGGATCGGGAATTTTATATTCGATGAGTTTGGCGAATGCTTTTATTTTGCTTGAGCATGAGCAAGCTACAGTTAATAAAGGTGATTATGTTAATGTTCAAGCTTTTTCTGGGTTGTTTTAATAAGGCTGATTAATGGTGTGGATTTAGTATGAACACAGCAGAAAAAATTATCCGTAATGCTTACGGTTTACCTGAGCCTGTGGTATTAGAGGTTTTACATTTTTCAGAGTTTTTAAAAGTGTGAATTCAAAGGTAACCCCTCCTATTTTATTTTTAGTCATAAACCCAAGTACATTTAATAGCGTGCTATGTTTATTCGGAAGTTCTAGTACGGCAATGAGGGACTAACTCCAACATTTAATCTAAGTCTAGTAGTCGTTCCACCTTATAGAGGGGAAGCCCTTTCATTTTTTTATTGACATTTTTAAATTAGAGTTTAGAATGATTCTTTAAGTAAAATATATTCGTCTGAATATCCAGCTAATAGCAGAATATGTGGGTGAATCTACCTGAAAAATTTAAAAATGGGCAAAATTACCTGAATTTCTGGCTATGTCGGGTTATTCGGGCGAAAGTGCCTACTAATAAATTGTTATCAGGTCGAGCGAGACAACGACCTGATAATGCGTCTGTGAGCGGATACCGTACGCCAAACTTGCCATCAAGCACCTAAGCGGCGACCTGATAACAAGTCTGTCGAACGGACGAAACTCGCAAACTCTTTCGCCGCTCACAGACGCATTATCAGGTCGAGCGAGACAACGACCTGATAATGCGTCTGTGAGCGGATACCGTACGCCAAACTTGCCATCAAGCACCTAAGCGGCGACCTGATAACAAGTCTGTCGAACGGACGAAACTCGCAAACTCTTTCGCCGCTCACAGACGCATTAAGTGTTTTGTGCATCCCACCTAACAATTTTTTTATTTAATTGGATGCGGAGAATTAATAGACTTGTTCTTTAAGAAGAAGTTAATATATCATGTTAAAATTCCATAGGATAGCCGCTAAAAAAGAAAATAAATCTTTTACACCTTCTTTTTTATTTCTAAACTTGTCAACTAGGCATCTATATCTTTTCATTCCACCGATTACATGCTCAACAATGACTCTTTCACGACTCATCTCTTTGTTTTCTTTTTTTTGATTTTCTGTTAATGTTGGGTTTGGATTATGCTTAGATTTATTTGGTTTTTTATGAGGAATATTTACCGAATTAGTTTTATATTCATTATTAAACCCCAAATAACCTAAATCAATAAATATATTAAAATTACTAAACCAATTTAATTCTGGATTAAATTCTTTTTAAACATTCCATAATCATGATTTTTACCGGAAAACTAACCCCAATATATAAAATTAAATGACCTAAAGAAGCTATAGTGGTATTTTTAATTGTATGCTGTTTTTTTACCACTGTAAAATTCATTTTGTTCTTCATAGTCACTAGGGCGTTGTACAGCACGCTCTGTAGCATCTATTATCAATGTTTGAACTCCGCCAAAAGCCTGCTGCATTTCTTCAGGGGTTGAAAAACTTGTTGCAGGTAAAACATTAAATATATCTAACGTCTTTATTAAAATTGGAAATAATTTGTATACATGAGTATGGGCGCATGATTTATTCATATTAAAAGAAAACCCTAAGTGATCGAAAGTAGAATAGCACTTCATATAATTTAATATAAATAATAATTTGTCTGCGGGTTTTTTTAATGTGCTATCTAAACCACTACCGTATTTTCTTTCTTTATTTTCATGTTTTTCTTTTTGATCTTCAATAAGGGTCTTTTCAAATAGAGATAATAGTAAAATAAAATGTTCTGTTTTTAATCCTGTTAAAGCTCTTAACTGTCTATCATCATAAATTCTTGGTAAAATTTCTTTTATTTTCATGTTATACTTTGATTTTTATTTTTTATAGAAATTTATTATAAAGCTTATTTATTATTTTTAATAATTTAATTTAAAGTTTATTTATTAGGCTGTATCAACTGATTGTGAATGTTATCAAGTATATATAAGCAATTGATTTTAATATATTTTATTTAGAAGAACAAGTCTAATGTTATGAAAAACTTAAATGCTGGTACAGCACCTGTAAATGCTCCAAGTAAAACTGGTAATCCTTCTGGTGGCGGTAGAGGAAATAACCCACCAAAACCAAGTTAATTTTTCTACACCGCAAATCAAGAGAAAATCTACACTTCTTGGTTTGCGGGTTTTGAATTATTTGCAATCTTAGAAATTGCAAATAGTTTAATGTAAACAACACTTAACAAAAAAATCAAGCGGACATATATGGTTCGTCCCGTATTGCAAGTAAAGTTTTTTCGTGACATAAAAAAATAGTGCAGCCATATATCCGGCTTTTAAATGAGGCGCTGAAAGCCCTCTAGCCCTGATGGAATCCGCGCATTTTCTCCTCATCAGCTAAACGACCTCGAAGGTCTCCGTCCGCTACAGGTTGCTGGAAATGCAGGTGTTACCTTTTATGCCATCACTTAAACTTTATCTACGCAATTCGTTGTAAACTGATCGTTTGTTCTGTTGCTCGTCTTTAAAAAGTGGATTCGATTTTTCCTAACTAAAATCCTAAGTACTCTTGATGCAGTAATCTTCTTGCTTGCTCAATACCGCCCATGCGATACGCGCGTTTTTGTTGGCGATGGCAACTGTGAAAATATTTTCGCCGCGCCGTTCCTTTAAACTGACAATCCATTTATTACGCTTGTCTTCGTATTTATGCGCTACCCGTAACATCGAGCGTCCACCGTGAATCAGCAAGGTGCGCAGATAAGTGTCGCCGCGTTTGCTAATCCCTAACAATGTCGGCTTGCCGCCTGTGGAATGTTGCCTCGGCACCAGCCCTAGCCATGCCGCAAGTTCGCGTCCATTTTTAAACACATTGATGTCGCCAATCGCAGCGATTAAAGCCGTGGCAGTTAACAGTCCGACACCGGGAATAGTGAGTAATCGTTGGCAGTTTTCATTCTGAGCGCAGACCTGTTTTAACTTGATTTCGATCGAATCAATCCGCTCATTGAGGTGCTTCATTTCATCGTAAAGCTCTTGCAATAATTCTCGAAATATCGGTGAAAGTTGGTTTTCTGCATCCTCTAGCAACTCAGGAATAATCTTACTGACCGAGTGAATGCCTTGCGCAATGATGATGCCATATTCCATCAGCAAGCCGCGAATTTGATTCGCTTGCGCAGTGCGTCGCCCAATCAACTGGCTACGAATGCGATGCATACATTGAATATCCTGCTGCTCAACACTTTTACTGGGGACAAAGCGCATCGACTTCCGTTGCACAGCTTCGCAAATTCCTTCCGCATCCAAGGCATCGCTTTTGTTTGATTTCACATACGGCTTCACAAATTGTGGAGCCATAATTTTGACCGTATGCCCAAATTGAGAGAAAATGCGCTTCCAATAATTCGCGCCGCCGCAGGCTTCAATGCCAATTAAACACGGCGGCAGATTAGCGATAAAGGCACTCAGCTTGTTGCGTGTGAGTTTCTTTTTCAGACACACGTTATCGTCTTCATCCACGCCATGTAGCTGAAAACTATTCTTCGCCAAATCAATCCCTAAGACGGCGATATTTTTGTTTGAATTAACTTTGCTCATGACTATGACCTCACACTTGTGCTGAAAATGAATAACGGTTATTATCATCCCTTTTAGGGCGGTTGTAAAAGTGGGACGAACCATTCCATTAGCTAAAAGCGTCAATCGGGTCGGGGTAACGGGATTGCGCCCGTTACCTCTCCCACACCACCGTACATGCGGTTTTCCGCATACGGCGGTTGAATCCAGCAACCTAAGTTACTGCAAGATCCGAGGGCGCAAATAACCCATAACGTCTTAAAGTGGAATTGCTTAATACTCTGTGCAAAGCATGACTTTTTGCTATCCGCCATGCACCGCGTGAACTGCCCGCGATTTTCTGCACTCTAGGCGTTGCACCTAGGCGGCGTAAAGCATTCAGTCTGCCTTTCTTTTTATGCCAGCGTAACCAGAAACATTTTCGCATGTGGCGGCGTGTCCAGCCTTGCAACCTTTTGATATTCCAAAGATTTTCAGCCAGTTTAAAATAATTCCACCAGCCAATGCTGTATTGTCTCCATTGCTTCACCAGTTGTTTACTGGTTCGACTTTGCTGTGCATCCCAAAGTTGGCGCACTTTTCCTTTGTATCTTTCGATACTCTTAGGTGAGATTTCTATTTCGGCGTTTTCGTTAATCCGAAAGCCTAAATATTGTCCGTTCCAAGGTCGTCCTGTTCCACTTTTATCTTGATTGACACTGAGTTTTAGGTGCTTTTCTATCCATTGAGTGAGACTTTCCAAGACGCGTTTCGCGCTTCTTTCGCTACCGACATAAATACTCACATCGTCCGCATAACGGCAAAAACTCAACCCGCGCGTTTCCAGTTCTTTGTCCAGTGGGTCTAAATAAATATTCGCTAACAGAGGACTAAGCGGACTGCCTTGCGGCACGCCCTTGCTTCGTCGCTCTACATTGCCATTCAGCATGATGCCTGTTTTCAGGTATTTTCTAATAATAGCCAAAACTTCTGGCTCATCAACTTTCTGACTCATTTGATGCAGTAAAATATCGTGATTTACTTCATCGAAAAATTTGCTAATGTCTATATCGATCACCCAAGTTTTACCTTGTTTGACAAAGGCTTGCGCTTGTTTCACCGCATCATGCGTACTCCGAAACGGTCGATAACCGTAACTTGAGTCACTAAAACCGCTATCAAAAATCGTGGTTAATTCTTGCTGTATCGCTTGCTGAATCACACGGTCTTGCACCGTAGGAATCCCCAACAGCCGTTCGCCCCCATTTGGTTTTGGAATCATCACGCCCAAAACAGGACTTGGAACATACGTTCCCTCGATTAACTTTTCTTCGATTTGCGTTCCATATTGCTCCCAATGCTGCACAGTCTCAAGAATGCTCTTCCTGTCAATTCCTGCCGCGCCTTTATTGCGTTTAACCGCCTCAAAAGCGATGCCAAAACTTAACCAATTGAACATTCTCGCCATCAAACACTTGTTCGTCATTTTCTTTCTCCTTTTTCACCGATTATCTTCGCTTGCACCCCATGGAATTTATTTCTCAAAGAATCCACTTTGATACTGAATTTCCCACCAGTTAGGTAGTTTATTGCACGCAACAACGCCTGCCTGTTTCAAAGTACTGCTCGCTTCCGATTCGCCTCGTTTGGATTAATGAACTAGATTCTTCAGCCCTTCGCTCCACCGCCATTACAGCGGCTTCGACACTACTATGGCATCTGCTGACTTCTTCGATATTCTCATATCAAAGACCTCCCTAGGTAATTGCTAAAACTTTCCGCCCGCGCCGCCAAGCTTTACTTGATGTGTCTTTCGGTAACAGTTGGATTTTGTGTTTAACAGCACACTTATCGCCCACACCCTGCCTCACTGCTTGTTCGTGTTCCTACGGTCGTGCATTTGCTACGCGCTGCTTTCAGGCTGACCTCACGGTTTCCCCCTTGCGTTTCGCTACGGTTGTCGTTACATTCCCCGACTACCTCTTTACAGGTAGCAAGTTTTAGCCCATGCTAGGCACACTGTCTTTTGCAAAAAGACGCAAAAGCCATGCCCCTTTTATCCGCCGCTTATTTTGGCGTTAGCCTAAAGAAAAAAAGTCATAGGTATGAAAATGAACACATGGAAATTCACGATTAAACCAGCAAGTGAAAAAGGGTTTAATGCTTTTGATTTTTGTAAAGATAATTCATACATAGGGTTAGGTTGGTCAGGGGCGTATGAGAAAGAAACGCCTTCAGATGCTGAAAATGCAAAAAATCTTGTTAAAATCAGGTATGGGAAAGTTCCGTATCAAATAAAGCACCTGCTTAAATCCGTTAAAGAGAATGACCACCTGTGGGTACATAAAAATGGAAAATATTACTTGTGTATTGCTGGTGAAGAAAGTAAATATGGAAAAGAAATATCAGATGATTTTTTAAAGTAT from Methylococcales bacterium carries:
- a CDS encoding transposase family protein, whose amino-acid sequence is MGFNNEYKTNSVNIPHKKPNKSKHNPNPTLTENQKKENKEMSRERVIVEHVIGGMKRYRCLVDKFRNKKEGVKDLFSFLAAILWNFNMIY
- a CDS encoding transposase family protein, whose amino-acid sequence is MKIKEILPRIYDDRQLRALTGLKTEHFILLLSLFEKTLIEDQKEKHENKERKYGSGLDSTLKKPADKLLFILNYMKCYSTFDHLGFSFNMNKSCAHTHVYKLFPILIKTLDIFNVLPATSFSTPEEMQQAFGGVQTLIIDATERAVQRPSDYEEQNEFYSGKKTAYN
- the ltrA gene encoding group II intron reverse transcriptase/maturase; translation: MTNKCLMARMFNWLSFGIAFEAVKRNKGAAGIDRKSILETVQHWEQYGTQIEEKLIEGTYVPSPVLGVMIPKPNGGERLLGIPTVQDRVIQQAIQQELTTIFDSGFSDSSYGYRPFRSTHDAVKQAQAFVKQGKTWVIDIDISKFFDEVNHDILLHQMSQKVDEPEVLAIIRKYLKTGIMLNGNVERRSKGVPQGSPLSPLLANIYLDPLDKELETRGLSFCRYADDVSIYVGSERSAKRVLESLTQWIEKHLKLSVNQDKSGTGRPWNGQYLGFRINENAEIEISPKSIERYKGKVRQLWDAQQSRTSKQLVKQWRQYSIGWWNYFKLAENLWNIKRLQGWTRRHMRKCFWLRWHKKKGRLNALRRLGATPRVQKIAGSSRGAWRIAKSHALHRVLSNSTLRRYGLFAPSDLAVT
- a CDS encoding IS110 family transposase, whose product is MSKVNSNKNIAVLGIDLAKNSFQLHGVDEDDNVCLKKKLTRNKLSAFIANLPPCLIGIEACGGANYWKRIFSQFGHTVKIMAPQFVKPYVKSNKSDALDAEGICEAVQRKSMRFVPSKSVEQQDIQCMHRIRSQLIGRRTAQANQIRGLLMEYGIIIAQGIHSVSKIIPELLEDAENQLSPIFRELLQELYDEMKHLNERIDSIEIKLKQVCAQNENCQRLLTIPGVGLLTATALIAAIGDINVFKNGRELAAWLGLVPRQHSTGGKPTLLGISKRGDTYLRTLLIHGGRSMLRVAHKYEDKRNKWIVSLKERRGENIFTVAIANKNARIAWAVLSKQEDYCIKST